ATCCATGGATGTCAACTACTGGAACGAGGTGCGGGGCGCCTGTCTGGACCAGCTGCAGGAGGATCTGGGGTTCGAGTAGCTGCTGCGGTCTGCGGGGCCCAGGCGCCCTGTCGTTCCGCGGGCGGCAAATCCGCGAAGGGGGGTGATCGGGGAAGGCGACGGAACGAGCGGTTGTCAGGGAGAGACTGTTGCAAGAGTGAGAGGAACCAACCGGCAAGAAAAGACAAGGAGGTTGAGATATGTCCTGGTCCAAGAAAGCCTTTGTTCTGCTACTCGCTGTAGCGTTCGTCTGTTTCGCCGGCTCCGCCATGGCGGCGCCCAAGGTGCTCAAACTGGCCCATCTGAATCCCCAGCAGCCCTTCGAGAACTCCACCGGCGCCATGGCCGCCGTCTTCAAGAGCATGGTGGAATCCAGCACCAACGGCAGCGTGGAGGTCAGGATCTACCCCGCCGGCCAGCTGGGCAACGAGCGGGAGACCATGGAACAGGTCAAGGCGGGCGTCGTGCAGAGCTACATCGCCTCCTCCGGCGGGATGGCGCCCTTCTATCCGCTCTACGGCGTGCTTGACATCCCCTTCGCCATCCCCAACTACGCCGTGGCCTGGAAGGTCCTGGACGGTCCCTTCGGCGACTATCTGGCCGAGGACATCCGCAAGAAGGCGGGCTACAAGGTGCTGGGCTTCGCCGAGTCGGGCGGCTTCTACCAGTTCACCAACAGCAAGCGGCCCATCGAGACGGTGGAGGACATGGAAGGCCTGAAGATGCGCACCATGACGCTGCCGTCGCACCAGAACCTGATGAAGACCTACGGCGCCGGGGCCGTGCCCATCGCCTGGGCGGAGATCTACACGGCGCTGCAGACCGGTGTGGCCGACGGGCAGCACAACCCCATCCCCATCATCCTCATCGGCAAGCTCTACGAGGTGCAGAAGTACCTCACCCTCACCAACCACCTTTACGGCACCTACTGCTGGGTCATGAACGACGACTTCTACAAGGGCCTCAGCGACCACGAGAAGCACATGGTGACGGTGGCCGCCCAGACGGCCATCGACGCCGGACGCGGGCTCAACCGGATCATCGAGGCCTCCGACAAGGGGCTGCCCAGGCTCATCGAGGAGGGCATGGAGGTCAACAAGCCCTCGCCGGAGGCCATGGAGACCTTCCGCGAGATGGGCCGCGCCTCGGCCATGGAGTTCATCGAGGAGAACTACGGCGAGGAGGGCCTGAAGCTCGCCGAGCGCTACCTGGACGCCATCGAAGAGGCCCAGGAGGAAATCCGGGAAGACCTGTAGCGCCACGGTCGGCGGCGGGACGTTTCGCACATGACAGAACAAAAGGAAAAACCACAGAGGAACGTCGGGGGCCGGGGGATCTTCGCCCTGGCCCGCCGCCTCGGAGACGGCCTGGAACGGGGACTGGAGATTCCGGTCCTCGTTCTTTCCATCGTCATGACCGTGACCGTCCTGATGGGGGTCTTCTTCCGGTATGTGCTCCACTCCCCCCTGGGGTGGACGGAGGAGCTCTCGCGGTATGTGATGATCTGGATGGCCCTCACCTCCGTGGCGCTCTGCATCTGGCGGCACGAGCACGTGGGTGTGACCATGCTGGTCAAGCGCCTGCCCCTGCGGCTGGGCAAGGCGGTGATCTTCGTCTCCAACGGGCTGGTGCTCTTCTTTCTCTATATCCTCACCAGGTACGGCTTCGCCATGGCCGAGGGCGGCAAGTCGCAGATCGCCACGGGGCTCCACACCACCATGTACTGGTGGCTCATGGCGGTGCCGGTGAGCGGGCTCCTCTGCATGGTCATGCTGGTCTGCAAGATGGTCCTCGATATCCGCAGGCGGCGGCTGGAGGAGATCCTCATGTCCGAGGAGATCGTGGACACCGTCAAACGCGAGGAAGGGCTTGATTTCTGATGACGATCCTGCTGACGGTCTCCCTCTTCGCGCTGATCTTCATCGGGATGCCCGTGGGCTTCGTGCTGGGCGTGACGGGGCTCTTCGGCCTCCTCAAGATGGGCGGGGCCGCCATCCTCACCCTGGTCCCCCAGCGCTACTTCGGCGGTGTGGACATGTTCACCCTCATGGCCATGCCCTTCTTCATCCTGGCCGGGGAGATCATGAACACCACGGGGATCACCCACCGGCTGGTGCGCTTCAGCAACGTGCTGGTGGGGCATCTCCAGGGGGGGCTGGCCCACGCCAACATCGTGGCCTCCATCTTTTTCGCCGGCCTCACCGGGGCGGCGGTGAGCGACACGGCGGCCATCGGCTCCATGCTCATCCCCGCCATGACCGAGGAGGGCTACGACAAGGACTTCTCGGCGGCGGTGACGGCCTCGTCGTCGATCATCGGGCCCACCATTCCGCCCTCCAACATCATGGTGATCTACGGGGCCTTCATGCAGGTCTCCATCGCCGGGCTCTTCATGACGGGGCTCATCCCCGGGCTGCTGCTGGGGCTCTCCCTGATGATCATGACGGCCCGGATCGCCAAAAAGCGCAACTACCCGGTGGGCGAGCGGCGGGCCACCATGAAGGAGATTGCCGTGGGCTTCAGGGACGCCCTGGCGGCGCTTCTGATGCCGCTGATCATCCTGGGCGGTATCCTCAGCGGGGTCTTCACCCCCACCGAGGCGGCCGCGGTGGCGGTGGCCTACGCCTTCTTTCTGGGCTTTTTCGTCTACCGCAACCTCACGCTGCGGGATCTGCCGCCGCTCTTTCTCAAGATGGCCCGCACCACAGGGGTGGTCTTTCTGGTGATCGCCACGGCCTCCATCCTGGGCTGGGTGCTCACCATGGAGCAGATCCCCGAGAAGGTGGCCGCACTGATGCTGGGGCTCACCACCAACAAGTACCTCATCATGCTGATGATCCTGGCGCTGCTGATGGTGGTGGGGCTTTTCATGGACATCGCCGCGGCGCTGATCATCCTGGGCCCCATCCTCCACCCCCTGGCGGTGAGCCTGGGCTACAATCCGCTGCACTTTGGGATTATCATGGTGCTGGCGCTGAACATCGCGCTGATGACGCCGCCTGTGGGGGCCTGTCTCTTCGTGGCCTGCGGGATCAGCAAACTGACGCTGGAGCAGATCAGCAAGGCGATCTGGCCGTTCATCGTGGTGGAGTTCGCTGTGCTGCTGCTGGTAACCTTTATTCCCGAGATCGCCCTCACCCTCCCGAGGCTGCTGGGTCTCACCGGGTGAGGAGCGCAACGACAAAGGAGTGACGACGGTGCAGTATGAAGCGGTATTGGAGAAGGCGCGGGCCTACGGGCCGAAGATGAACGCCTTCCTGCGCGACATGGTGGCTATCCCCAGCGAGGGCGGCGGGGAGAAACAGGTGATCGACCGGATCGCCCGGGAGATGCGCGAGGTGGGCTTCTACCGGGTGGATATCGATCCCATGGGCAACGTCCTGGGCTACATGGGGACCGGCGAACGGCTGATCGCCATGGACGGTCATGTGGACACCGTAGGGATCGGCGACCGGAATCAGTGGGACTTCGACCCCTACGAGGGCTACGAGGACGACGAGACCATCGGCGGCCGGGGGACCAGCGACCAGGAGGGCGGCATGGCCTCCATGGTCTACGGGGCGAAGATCATGAAGGATCTCGACCTGCTGGAGGGCTACACGCTCCTGGTGACAGGCAGTGTGATGGAGGAGCCCTGCGACGGCCTCTGCTGGCAGTACATCATCGAGGAGGACGGCATCCGGCCGGAGTTCGTGGTGCTCACCGAGCCCTCGGCGGGCAAGATCTGCCGGGGCCACCGCGGACGGATGGAGATCAGGGTGACCACCGGCGGGGTGAGCTGCCACGGCTCGGCTCCGGAGCGGGGCGACAACGCCATCTACAAGATGGCCCCCATCCTCACGGAGCTCCGGGCGCTCCACGAGAACCTCCACGTGGATCCCTTCCTGGGCAAGGGGAGCCTCGCGGTGTCGGAGATCTTTTTCAGCTCCCCCTCGCGCTGCGCCGTGGCCGACGGCTGTTCCATCTCCATCGACCGGCGGCTGACCCACGGCGAGACCAAGGAGACGGCCCTGCGGGAGATCGAGAACCTTCCCGCCGTCAAGGAAGCGGGAGCCGCCGTGGAGCTCTACAGCTACGAGGAGCCCTCCTACACGGGGCTGGTCTATCCCACCGACGCCTACTTCCCGACGTGGGTGATCGAGGAGGACCACCCGGCCTGCCTGAGCATGGCGGAGGCCCACCGGGGGCTCTTCGGCGAGCCGGTGGTGGAGCGCTGGACCTTCTCCACCAACGGGGTCTCCATCATGGGGCGCCACGGCATCCCCTGCATCGGCTACGGCCCGGGCCACGAGGACCAGGCCCACGCACCGAACGAGAAGACCTGGAAGGAGGAGCTTGTCAAGGCGGCGGCGCTCTACGCCGTGACGCCCCGGCTCTACCTGGATCGCTACACCCAGTGACCGCTGCTCCGGCGGTCGGGGTTCGATCTCCCGGAATCCGGTGGGGGATCACACAACTTGTGCGAAAGGAATGAAACGGCGATGCAGAGCATCTTTCGAGGGAAGCATTTCATTACGCTGCAGGAATGGTCGCGGGAGGAGATCGACACGCTGCTGGAGGTCTCCCGGGACCTGAAAAAGAGCTTCGCCATGGGGGAGCCCACGCCCTATCTGCCCTACCAGACGGTCTTTCTGATGTTCTTCGAGCAGTCCACCAGGACGCGGAACTCCATGGAGGCGGGGATCGCCCAGCTCGGCGGCCACGGCAACTTCCTGGACACCAGCACCATGCAGATCTCCCACGGCGAGGTGGCCAAGGACACGGCGGTGATCCTCTCCCGTTTCGGCCACGGCATCGCCTGCCGGAACTGCTTCTGGGGGATCGGCAATGTCTACCTCCGGGACATGGCCAGATGGTCCACGGCGCCGGTGATGAACCTGCAGTGCGACCTCTACCACCCCATGCAGGGGATCGCCGACCTCATGACCATCCAGGAGAAGCGCCCGGATCTGCGGCGGCTCAAGGTCTCCGTCATCTGGGCCTACGCCACCAGCCACAAGAAGCCCATCTCCGTGCCGGTCACCCAGGTGCTGCTCTTCCCGCGCTTCGGGATGGACGTCACGCTGGCCTACCCCGAGGGCTACGACCTCCCCGCCTGGGTGATCGACCAGGCGAAGGAGAACGCCCGAGTCCACGGCGGCAGTGTGACCATCACCCACGACATGGAGGCGGCCTACCGGGACGCCGACGTGGTCTTCCCCAAGAACTGGGGCAGCTGGGCGAGCAGCAGGAGCGACGAGGAGATGGACAGTCTTCTGGCCCAGTACAGGGGCTGGAAGTGCACGCAGGAGATGATGGACCTCGCCGCCGACGGCTGTCTCTACATGCACGCCCTTCCCGCCGACCGGGGGAACGAGGTGGAGGACGCCGTGATTGACGGGCCCCAGTCGGTTGTGTACGATGAAGCGGAGAACAGATTGCATACAGCGAAGGCAGTGATGACACTGACCATGGGAGGACGGTAGGCCCGGCCTCCCAGTCGACAGCCGAGAGGAGGTGCGGCGCGGTTCCCTGCGCCGGCGGAGCATGACGGAGCAGTTTTCGGTAGCCACCAGCGAGCGCGAGGTCTTTG
This genomic stretch from Synergistales bacterium harbors:
- a CDS encoding DctP family TRAP transporter solute-binding subunit encodes the protein MSWSKKAFVLLLAVAFVCFAGSAMAAPKVLKLAHLNPQQPFENSTGAMAAVFKSMVESSTNGSVEVRIYPAGQLGNERETMEQVKAGVVQSYIASSGGMAPFYPLYGVLDIPFAIPNYAVAWKVLDGPFGDYLAEDIRKKAGYKVLGFAESGGFYQFTNSKRPIETVEDMEGLKMRTMTLPSHQNLMKTYGAGAVPIAWAEIYTALQTGVADGQHNPIPIILIGKLYEVQKYLTLTNHLYGTYCWVMNDDFYKGLSDHEKHMVTVAAQTAIDAGRGLNRIIEASDKGLPRLIEEGMEVNKPSPEAMETFREMGRASAMEFIEENYGEEGLKLAERYLDAIEEAQEEIREDL
- a CDS encoding TRAP transporter small permease; translated protein: MTEQKEKPQRNVGGRGIFALARRLGDGLERGLEIPVLVLSIVMTVTVLMGVFFRYVLHSPLGWTEELSRYVMIWMALTSVALCIWRHEHVGVTMLVKRLPLRLGKAVIFVSNGLVLFFLYILTRYGFAMAEGGKSQIATGLHTTMYWWLMAVPVSGLLCMVMLVCKMVLDIRRRRLEEILMSEEIVDTVKREEGLDF
- a CDS encoding TRAP transporter large permease, whose translation is MTILLTVSLFALIFIGMPVGFVLGVTGLFGLLKMGGAAILTLVPQRYFGGVDMFTLMAMPFFILAGEIMNTTGITHRLVRFSNVLVGHLQGGLAHANIVASIFFAGLTGAAVSDTAAIGSMLIPAMTEEGYDKDFSAAVTASSSIIGPTIPPSNIMVIYGAFMQVSIAGLFMTGLIPGLLLGLSLMIMTARIAKKRNYPVGERRATMKEIAVGFRDALAALLMPLIILGGILSGVFTPTEAAAVAVAYAFFLGFFVYRNLTLRDLPPLFLKMARTTGVVFLVIATASILGWVLTMEQIPEKVAALMLGLTTNKYLIMLMILALLMVVGLFMDIAAALIILGPILHPLAVSLGYNPLHFGIIMVLALNIALMTPPVGACLFVACGISKLTLEQISKAIWPFIVVEFAVLLLVTFIPEIALTLPRLLGLTG
- a CDS encoding YgeY family selenium metabolism-linked hydrolase, which codes for MQYEAVLEKARAYGPKMNAFLRDMVAIPSEGGGEKQVIDRIAREMREVGFYRVDIDPMGNVLGYMGTGERLIAMDGHVDTVGIGDRNQWDFDPYEGYEDDETIGGRGTSDQEGGMASMVYGAKIMKDLDLLEGYTLLVTGSVMEEPCDGLCWQYIIEEDGIRPEFVVLTEPSAGKICRGHRGRMEIRVTTGGVSCHGSAPERGDNAIYKMAPILTELRALHENLHVDPFLGKGSLAVSEIFFSSPSRCAVADGCSISIDRRLTHGETKETALREIENLPAVKEAGAAVELYSYEEPSYTGLVYPTDAYFPTWVIEEDHPACLSMAEAHRGLFGEPVVERWTFSTNGVSIMGRHGIPCIGYGPGHEDQAHAPNEKTWKEELVKAAALYAVTPRLYLDRYTQ
- a CDS encoding ornithine carbamoyltransferase is translated as MQSIFRGKHFITLQEWSREEIDTLLEVSRDLKKSFAMGEPTPYLPYQTVFLMFFEQSTRTRNSMEAGIAQLGGHGNFLDTSTMQISHGEVAKDTAVILSRFGHGIACRNCFWGIGNVYLRDMARWSTAPVMNLQCDLYHPMQGIADLMTIQEKRPDLRRLKVSVIWAYATSHKKPISVPVTQVLLFPRFGMDVTLAYPEGYDLPAWVIDQAKENARVHGGSVTITHDMEAAYRDADVVFPKNWGSWASSRSDEEMDSLLAQYRGWKCTQEMMDLAADGCLYMHALPADRGNEVEDAVIDGPQSVVYDEAENRLHTAKAVMTLTMGGR